Proteins co-encoded in one Cytobacillus sp. NJ13 genomic window:
- a CDS encoding GlsB/YeaQ/YmgE family stress response membrane protein: protein MLSFLWALIIGGIIGWLAGMIVGRDIPGGIIGNIIAGFIGAWLGGLILGDWGPVVADFAIIPALIGAIVLVFIVGFIMKAMRKSHD from the coding sequence ATGTTAAGCTTTTTATGGGCATTAATTATAGGTGGTATCATTGGTTGGTTAGCAGGTATGATTGTGGGAAGAGATATTCCAGGAGGAATTATTGGTAACATCATCGCTGGTTTCATTGGTGCATGGTTAGGGGGATTAATTCTTGGTGATTGGGGTCCTGTCGTAGCCGACTTTGCTATTATTCCTGCTTTAATTGGTGCTATCGTGCTTGTATTCATCGTAGGCTTCATCATGAAGGCTATGCGCAAATCTCATGATTAA
- a CDS encoding NCS2 family permease, whose product MFKLKENQTNVKTEVLAGITTFLTMVYIVVVNPVILSDAGVPFEQVFSATIIATVAGTLWMALFANYPIAIAPGMGLNAYFAYSVVGTHGNIDYMTAFSAVFIAGIIFIILSLTPFREKLIIAIPDNLKHGITAGIGLFIAFIGLRLTGLITSHPTNLVALGDLHSPQSILALIGLAVTLILMTLGINGALFFGMIITALIAFFTGQLSFDQGFVSLPSLPDGIIILNPFDAIGDVIQHSLYAVVFSFLLVTIFDTTGTMIGVAQQAGLMKGKTMPRAREALLSDSIATSIGAMFGTSPTSAYIESSTGVSAGGRTGLTTLTVAGLFLLSAFFGPLVSAVSGLAAITAPALIIVGSLMMGSISHIKWNELDEAFPAFLIILSMPLTSSIATGIALGFIAYPLMKVVKGKWREVHPLVYLFAVLFFYQLAFLPH is encoded by the coding sequence ATGTTCAAATTAAAAGAAAATCAAACAAACGTAAAGACCGAGGTTCTGGCAGGCATCACCACTTTCTTAACTATGGTTTATATTGTGGTCGTTAACCCTGTCATATTATCTGATGCAGGTGTACCTTTTGAGCAAGTCTTTTCCGCAACCATTATCGCAACCGTTGCAGGTACTCTTTGGATGGCGCTGTTTGCCAATTATCCGATTGCCATCGCACCGGGAATGGGCCTGAACGCCTATTTTGCCTACTCCGTTGTCGGCACACATGGAAATATTGATTACATGACTGCATTCTCAGCAGTATTTATTGCAGGTATTATCTTCATTATATTGTCGCTTACACCTTTCCGGGAAAAACTGATCATTGCGATACCGGATAATTTAAAGCACGGAATTACTGCCGGAATCGGCTTATTTATTGCATTTATCGGCTTGCGGTTAACCGGGCTGATCACAAGCCACCCAACAAATCTTGTTGCACTAGGGGATTTGCATTCTCCACAATCCATTCTTGCTCTGATCGGTCTTGCTGTAACATTAATTCTCATGACGCTCGGGATTAATGGGGCTTTATTTTTCGGAATGATAATCACAGCCCTGATTGCCTTCTTTACTGGCCAGCTCTCTTTTGATCAAGGATTTGTATCACTGCCTTCGCTTCCGGATGGAATCATCATTTTAAATCCATTTGATGCAATTGGAGATGTTATCCAGCATAGTTTATACGCCGTTGTTTTCTCCTTCCTGCTTGTAACGATTTTTGATACGACAGGAACGATGATCGGCGTTGCCCAGCAGGCCGGATTAATGAAGGGCAAAACGATGCCTAGAGCTCGTGAGGCGCTTTTGTCAGATTCCATCGCTACTTCTATCGGTGCCATGTTTGGCACAAGCCCGACTTCAGCTTATATTGAATCTTCCACAGGTGTGTCAGCGGGCGGAAGAACAGGATTAACAACCTTGACGGTTGCAGGTTTGTTCCTGCTTTCAGCTTTCTTCGGACCGCTTGTCAGTGCCGTATCAGGTCTTGCTGCCATTACTGCACCAGCCCTGATCATCGTTGGAAGCCTGATGATGGGCAGCATTTCACATATTAAGTGGAATGAACTTGATGAAGCATTCCCTGCATTCCTGATTATCTTAAGCATGCCGCTGACATCCAGTATTGCAACAGGAATTGCGCTTGGATTCATCGCTTATCCGCTTATGAAAGTGGTAAAAGGCAAATGGAGAGAAGTTCATCCGCTGGTTTATTTATTTGCAGTGTTATTCTTTTATCAGCTTGCTTTCCTGCCGCACTAA
- a CDS encoding inorganic phosphate transporter produces the protein MDAIFIITILIVIGALAFDFINGFHDTANAIATSVSTKALKPRHAIILAAVMNFVGAMTFTGVAKTITKDIVDPFTLQNGSLVILAALIAAIFWNLLTWYYGIPSSSSHAIIGSIAGAAIAAAGFSALNYQGFLKILQALIFSPLIAFAVGFIVYSIFKIVFKHNNLTKTNRNFRLIQIFTAALQSYTHGTNDAQKAMGIITMALIANNYVTTTDIPFWVQFSCALAMGLGTSVGGWKIIKTVGGKIMKIRPINGVAADLTGAMIIFGATYIHLPVSTTHVISSSILGVGSAHRLKGVKWGTAQRMLITWVITLPISATLAGIVYLILNAIF, from the coding sequence ATGGATGCAATATTTATTATAACAATCTTAATTGTCATTGGGGCCCTGGCATTTGACTTTATCAATGGTTTTCACGATACAGCAAACGCAATAGCAACCTCAGTCTCAACCAAGGCGCTTAAACCAAGGCACGCCATCATATTGGCAGCCGTCATGAACTTTGTTGGTGCCATGACATTTACTGGAGTGGCTAAAACCATTACCAAAGATATTGTGGACCCTTTTACCTTGCAGAATGGTTCTCTTGTCATCCTAGCCGCTTTAATCGCTGCGATATTCTGGAACCTGCTGACCTGGTATTATGGCATCCCAAGCAGCTCTTCTCATGCGATCATAGGGTCGATAGCCGGTGCCGCGATTGCGGCAGCAGGATTTTCAGCTCTAAATTATCAGGGATTTTTAAAAATCCTTCAGGCACTTATCTTTTCGCCGTTAATTGCATTTGCAGTAGGTTTTATTGTTTACAGCATTTTCAAGATTGTTTTTAAACACAACAACCTGACTAAAACTAACCGGAACTTCAGGCTGATCCAAATTTTCACTGCTGCTCTGCAATCCTATACACATGGAACAAATGACGCACAGAAGGCAATGGGGATCATTACAATGGCTCTGATTGCAAACAATTATGTTACAACTACTGATATCCCTTTCTGGGTACAGTTCTCCTGTGCATTAGCCATGGGTCTCGGAACTTCTGTCGGCGGCTGGAAAATCATTAAAACAGTCGGCGGAAAAATCATGAAAATCCGTCCTATAAATGGAGTGGCAGCAGACTTAACAGGCGCTATGATCATCTTCGGTGCAACGTATATCCATTTGCCTGTTAGTACTACTCATGTTATCTCCTCTTCCATCCTGGGTGTAGGTTCTGCCCACAGGCTAAAAGGAGTAAAATGGGGTACAGCACAGAGAATGCTTATTACATGGGTAATCACCTTGCCAATATCGGCAACTTTAGCTGGCATTGTCTATTTAATATTAAATGCCATATTTTAA
- a CDS encoding aldo/keto reductase, translating into MKDISSTLTLHNGVEMPQFGLGVYKVEVGRQVEDTVKNAINIGYRLIDTAAFYENEEGVGRAIKESSVPREELFITTKVWNTDQGYEQTLDAFDKSLKKLDLEYIDLYLIHWPVKEKYLETWRALEKLYRDGKVRAIGVSNFQIHHLKDIMENSAEKPAVNQVELHPLLSQEELKAFCDDHNIKVEAWSPIARGRVLEHPAIKEIAESHGKSSAQVILRWHLQNGIIVIPKSVKEERLRENANIFDFELTEEEMRQINTLNKNQRFGADPDKFDF; encoded by the coding sequence ATGAAGGATATCAGCAGCACTTTAACCTTGCATAATGGAGTTGAAATGCCCCAATTTGGGCTGGGAGTATATAAAGTAGAAGTGGGCCGGCAGGTTGAAGACACCGTGAAAAATGCAATAAACATAGGATACAGGCTAATTGATACGGCTGCCTTTTATGAAAATGAAGAGGGTGTTGGAAGGGCAATTAAAGAAAGCAGTGTTCCCAGGGAAGAGCTTTTCATAACGACAAAGGTGTGGAATACGGACCAGGGATATGAGCAAACATTAGATGCCTTTGATAAGAGTTTAAAGAAGCTGGATTTAGAGTACATCGATTTGTATCTAATCCATTGGCCAGTTAAGGAGAAATACCTGGAAACCTGGCGGGCGCTTGAAAAGCTTTACAGGGATGGAAAGGTAAGAGCCATCGGCGTGAGCAATTTTCAAATTCATCATTTAAAGGACATAATGGAAAACTCAGCTGAAAAGCCTGCAGTCAATCAGGTTGAGCTTCATCCTCTTCTATCCCAGGAAGAATTGAAGGCATTTTGTGATGATCACAATATAAAAGTGGAGGCATGGTCTCCTATCGCCAGGGGCAGAGTGCTGGAGCACCCTGCCATAAAAGAAATTGCCGAAAGTCACGGCAAATCATCAGCCCAAGTTATATTAAGATGGCATCTCCAAAACGGTATTATCGTAATCCCCAAATCAGTTAAAGAAGAAAGATTAAGGGAAAATGCAAATATTTTTGATTTTGAATTAACTGAAGAAGAAATGAGACAAATAAATACATTAAATAAAAATCAGCGATTTGGGGCCGATCCGGACAAATTTGATTTTTAA
- a CDS encoding YitT family protein has product MYEKLFATLIGSLLLGIGINGFLVPHHLLDGGIIGIGLILHYYYELPTGLSMIVLSIPLYVLAWFYEKKYFFYSLHGLLISSFIIDLLSAMRGHFELSILPSSILGGCLVGFGIGLMLRYETSTGGTDLLAQLMTKLLPINIGALIFAIDGLVILSGLKIVGIEKFLYSFITIIFVGAMTSLTVIRKEQNIVD; this is encoded by the coding sequence ATGTATGAAAAGCTGTTTGCAACTTTAATAGGAAGTTTATTATTAGGCATAGGCATTAACGGCTTCCTTGTCCCTCACCATTTGCTTGATGGGGGCATTATTGGCATAGGGCTAATCCTCCATTATTATTACGAGCTTCCCACTGGATTGAGTATGATTGTCTTAAGCATTCCATTATATGTACTTGCCTGGTTTTATGAGAAGAAATATTTTTTCTATAGTCTGCATGGCCTTCTGATTTCTTCCTTCATTATTGATTTGCTTTCTGCTATGCGAGGTCATTTTGAACTTTCCATTTTGCCCAGCTCGATTTTAGGCGGATGCCTGGTCGGCTTTGGAATCGGCCTCATGCTCCGTTATGAAACCAGCACAGGGGGTACAGACCTTCTGGCTCAGCTGATGACAAAGCTCCTCCCTATTAACATCGGCGCTTTGATATTCGCAATTGATGGATTGGTTATTTTAAGCGGATTAAAAATTGTCGGTATTGAAAAGTTCCTGTACTCGTTTATCACCATCATATTTGTTGGCGCCATGACATCGTTAACAGTTATAAGAAAAGAGCAGAATATCGTTGATTGA
- a CDS encoding M20 family metallopeptidase, with amino-acid sequence MFANLKTMNLSQQAEYFTKALVQMKSYNHSDGERHKADFLKEIIHSYPCFNDNDNLVWTQEIPGDELGRKNVFAFLKGRSRSKKTIIYLAHLDTVGTEDFGPIQGLAHDPAKLQEFFVQYGADPEVQEDARSDEWLFGRGALDMQSGIAVHLSNLLYFSENRDELDGNLLVMFNADEEGEHKGSRAALSELLRLKEKMGLEYLTAINNDFISPLYDGDTTKYIYTGTAGKILPCFSIFGREAHAGESLAGIDPTLIAAELTARISQNFQLTEKLEGELVLPPSCLYMRDDKKRYDVQTAVGCRVYFNYFFYEKPLKQLSKELGMIAEDAAISVEDRLKSAFKDFRTVNKLPERQLDWGTEVTALEDFLVYLEEKGIDTVSVMEEARKQSSLKETDARMIAFDIVEALHQSDPEKKPRVVLFYGTPFLPANTVDVNTERGIFLKNCLEEVLAEEAEKTGEVFKVRKYFPYLSDGSFLSFDGSDEDIQSLKKNFPAIKSLFPIPLKAMRDLNIPVINLGVYGKAGHKWTERVYKPYTFEVLPEIIRKLTRRILQKPGS; translated from the coding sequence ATGTTTGCAAATCTTAAAACTATGAACTTGAGTCAGCAGGCCGAATATTTTACAAAGGCCCTTGTGCAGATGAAGAGCTACAACCATTCGGATGGAGAAAGGCATAAAGCTGACTTTTTAAAAGAAATAATACACTCGTACCCATGTTTTAATGATAATGATAATTTAGTATGGACCCAGGAAATACCTGGTGATGAATTGGGCCGCAAGAATGTGTTTGCCTTCCTCAAGGGGCGCTCCAGAAGCAAAAAGACCATTATATATCTGGCGCATTTAGACACGGTCGGCACAGAGGATTTTGGGCCGATTCAGGGACTGGCCCATGATCCGGCTAAGCTCCAGGAGTTTTTTGTACAATATGGCGCAGATCCGGAAGTGCAGGAAGACGCCCGGTCTGATGAGTGGCTTTTTGGCAGAGGGGCATTGGATATGCAGAGCGGAATAGCTGTCCATCTGTCCAATCTCCTGTATTTCTCAGAAAATCGCGACGAATTGGACGGCAATTTGCTTGTCATGTTCAATGCTGATGAAGAGGGAGAGCATAAAGGAAGCAGAGCCGCCCTATCCGAATTGCTAAGGCTGAAAGAAAAAATGGGCCTGGAATATTTGACTGCAATAAATAATGATTTTATCTCGCCATTGTATGATGGGGACACCACAAAGTATATATACACCGGTACAGCAGGAAAAATCTTGCCGTGTTTCTCCATTTTCGGAAGGGAGGCTCATGCAGGTGAAAGTCTTGCGGGGATTGATCCAACATTAATTGCTGCAGAGCTGACGGCCCGTATAAGCCAGAATTTTCAGCTGACTGAGAAGCTTGAAGGAGAGCTGGTGCTTCCGCCAAGCTGTTTATATATGAGAGATGATAAAAAACGCTATGACGTTCAGACGGCAGTCGGCTGCCGAGTTTACTTCAATTACTTTTTCTATGAAAAACCATTGAAGCAGCTTTCGAAAGAACTTGGGATGATTGCCGAAGATGCAGCCATCTCAGTAGAGGACCGGCTGAAAAGTGCCTTTAAAGATTTTCGGACTGTCAATAAGCTGCCGGAAAGACAGCTGGACTGGGGTACAGAAGTGACGGCATTAGAGGATTTTCTTGTTTATCTTGAAGAAAAGGGCATAGATACAGTGAGTGTTATGGAAGAAGCAAGAAAGCAAAGCTCGCTCAAAGAAACAGATGCCAGAATGATTGCTTTTGATATTGTAGAAGCTTTACACCAATCAGACCCTGAAAAGAAACCGAGAGTGGTTTTATTTTATGGAACACCTTTTCTTCCTGCCAACACGGTTGATGTGAATACAGAAAGAGGGATCTTTTTGAAGAATTGCCTGGAGGAAGTGCTGGCTGAAGAGGCTGAGAAGACAGGTGAGGTATTCAAGGTCCGCAAATATTTCCCCTACTTATCTGATGGAAGCTTCCTATCTTTTGACGGCTCTGATGAGGATATACAATCTCTTAAAAAGAACTTTCCTGCTATAAAAAGCCTTTTTCCAATTCCATTAAAGGCAATGAGAGATTTAAATATTCCTGTCATTAACCTCGGAGTTTATGGGAAGGCTGGCCATAAGTGGACTGAGCGGGTCTATAAACCATATACTTTTGAAGTTTTGCCTGAGATTATCCGCAAGCTTACAAGAAGAATTCTTCAAAAGCCGGGTAGCTAA
- the helD gene encoding RNA polymerase recycling motor HelD — translation MPSEFEHPDFQQETQRLEFTKRYIDVVIKTSESSKDKFQENMKEAFEDVDWLESSLSYSSLLTNARFFEMSKEELNQLKKARKKPYFARIDFLREDLNEKEILYIGKTSLYSRENQEQIIVDWRSPIANLYYEGRLGEVQYHSYEESFTGHLSLKRQYMIEDGILEEIRDIDLTTTDELLQESLSKSSSNRLTEIISTIQEEQNKIIRADLNKPIIVQGAAGSGKTTIALHRISYFIYQYKENFAPEQLMILAPSRLFIDYISEALPELGVERVRQTTFQEYVLACLGEDLKMADDSKLVNLLEDHGSEEANLAAWASSIKGSPVFQIILTNYLKEIYNSFCPSDDFMVDKFRLFSHKKFFQLFLEDYNYLPLYRRLEKLKAVLQNDLAKKKKNIIKKIETYYDERIERALNRGKDPEKRRQYVSDALDKKAARLEELKKSFRTAVPKYMKQFPKKNLIRYYKDLFEDSIRLSRLSGGKLPVKDADLLCEYCRKLFRKKVYEREDLALMLYLQESLFGIPKELKAKNIVIDEAQDYSFMELFSLKKSLDTDMFTLVGDLAQGIHSYRGLTSWQEVLDFIFPRATYTELQKSYRTTVEIMEKANELLKLLPYSFPEVEPVVRHGKSPEFIKRENGHRLVQQLEEQVISLKEENYKTFAVIGKTMKDCLLIHDLFEEHAKLPFKLLQEQESIPKDEIVIVPSYLAKGLEFDAVMIVSLEEEFSREYELDIKLLYVAMTRPLHRLYFYGLEKNNFIIG, via the coding sequence ATGCCATCTGAATTTGAACACCCCGATTTTCAGCAGGAGACTCAACGGCTGGAGTTTACGAAACGTTATATTGATGTCGTGATTAAAACTTCAGAATCGAGCAAAGATAAGTTTCAGGAGAATATGAAAGAAGCTTTCGAAGACGTTGATTGGCTCGAATCCAGTTTAAGTTACTCTTCTTTACTGACAAATGCCCGTTTTTTTGAGATGTCCAAAGAAGAATTAAATCAATTGAAAAAAGCCCGTAAAAAGCCTTATTTTGCCAGAATTGATTTCTTAAGGGAAGATTTAAACGAAAAAGAGATTTTATACATAGGCAAAACATCATTGTATTCAAGGGAGAATCAGGAGCAGATTATTGTTGACTGGCGTTCTCCGATAGCCAATTTATACTATGAAGGCAGGCTGGGTGAGGTTCAATACCATTCCTATGAAGAAAGCTTTACGGGCCATCTGTCATTGAAACGGCAATATATGATTGAAGACGGGATTCTGGAAGAAATCCGGGATATAGATCTCACGACTACTGATGAATTGCTTCAGGAATCACTGTCTAAAAGCTCAAGCAACCGCCTCACTGAAATAATTTCAACCATTCAGGAAGAACAGAACAAAATAATCCGTGCTGATTTGAATAAGCCCATCATTGTTCAGGGGGCAGCAGGCAGTGGCAAGACAACGATTGCCCTGCACAGGATAAGTTATTTCATTTATCAGTACAAAGAAAATTTTGCCCCTGAACAGCTTATGATTCTGGCACCGAGCAGGCTATTCATTGACTATATTTCAGAAGCTCTTCCAGAGCTTGGTGTAGAAAGAGTCCGCCAGACTACCTTCCAGGAATATGTGCTGGCATGTCTTGGTGAGGATCTTAAAATGGCTGATGACAGTAAACTGGTGAACTTGCTTGAGGACCATGGCAGTGAAGAAGCAAACCTTGCAGCCTGGGCATCATCCATTAAAGGATCGCCTGTTTTTCAGATAATCCTCACCAATTACCTAAAAGAAATATATAATAGCTTCTGCCCCAGTGATGATTTTATGGTAGATAAATTCAGGCTGTTCAGCCATAAGAAATTCTTTCAGCTTTTTTTGGAGGATTACAATTATCTGCCTCTTTATCGAAGGCTCGAAAAATTAAAAGCTGTGCTTCAAAACGATCTTGCTAAGAAAAAGAAAAATATCATAAAGAAAATTGAAACATATTATGACGAGAGAATCGAAAGGGCCCTTAACAGAGGGAAAGACCCGGAAAAAAGAAGACAGTATGTTTCAGATGCGCTTGATAAAAAAGCAGCCAGGCTGGAAGAATTAAAGAAAAGCTTCAGAACTGCTGTGCCAAAATACATGAAGCAATTTCCGAAAAAAAACCTGATCCGTTATTATAAAGACCTATTTGAAGACTCCATCCGTCTTTCAAGATTGTCAGGCGGGAAATTGCCTGTAAAGGATGCAGATTTACTATGTGAATACTGCAGGAAATTGTTCAGGAAAAAAGTTTATGAAAGAGAAGACTTAGCTTTAATGCTTTACTTGCAGGAAAGCCTTTTTGGCATCCCTAAAGAGCTGAAGGCAAAAAATATCGTCATTGATGAAGCACAGGATTACAGTTTCATGGAGCTCTTCTCTTTAAAAAAGTCACTTGATACGGATATGTTCACATTAGTTGGGGATCTTGCACAGGGAATTCATTCCTACAGGGGACTAACAAGCTGGCAGGAGGTTCTTGACTTTATTTTTCCGCGTGCAACATATACAGAGCTTCAAAAAAGCTATCGTACCACCGTGGAAATCATGGAAAAGGCGAATGAATTGCTCAAGCTCCTCCCCTATTCATTCCCTGAAGTCGAACCGGTTGTCCGCCATGGAAAAAGTCCTGAATTTATCAAGAGAGAGAATGGCCACAGGCTTGTACAGCAGCTTGAGGAACAGGTAATTTCATTGAAAGAAGAAAATTATAAAACGTTTGCGGTGATCGGTAAAACGATGAAAGACTGCCTGCTCATTCATGACCTTTTTGAAGAGCATGCCAAACTCCCTTTTAAACTGCTGCAGGAGCAGGAAAGCATACCAAAGGATGAAATCGTCATCGTACCCTCATACTTGGCAAAGGGCCTCGAATTTGATGCGGTCATGATTGTATCACTTGAAGAAGAATTTTCCAGAGAGTATGAATTGGATATTAAGCTTCTTTATGTCGCCATGACACGGCCTCTGCACCGATTATATTTCTATGGACTGGAAAAAAACAATTTTATTATAGGATAA
- a CDS encoding DUF47 domain-containing protein: MVFKKKDKFNTLLSNISVNLKDSAIYFADYKINNVSDLKTFSKTMKDYETKGDSYVHEVIKELNNAFITPIEREDILHLAMSMDDVLDGFEECADLFEMYSMTQADEFMLKFVDAIKNCAIEIEKSVVLLSTKKLLQIREHAIKIKDYESKCDGVRRQSIKHLFATEKDPIRIIQYKEIYETLEEIADSCQNVANTLETIIMKNA; the protein is encoded by the coding sequence ATGGTTTTTAAGAAGAAGGACAAGTTTAACACATTGTTAAGCAATATTTCCGTGAATTTAAAAGATAGTGCAATTTACTTTGCCGACTATAAGATTAACAATGTCAGTGATTTAAAAACCTTTTCAAAAACAATGAAGGATTATGAAACAAAGGGCGATTCCTATGTTCATGAAGTCATTAAAGAACTAAATAACGCTTTTATTACGCCGATTGAAAGAGAAGACATCCTCCACCTCGCTATGAGCATGGATGATGTGCTGGATGGCTTTGAAGAATGTGCTGATTTATTTGAAATGTATTCCATGACACAGGCTGATGAATTTATGCTTAAGTTCGTGGATGCGATTAAGAATTGTGCAATTGAAATTGAAAAATCCGTGGTGCTTCTTTCAACTAAGAAATTACTGCAGATCAGAGAGCATGCAATCAAAATTAAAGATTACGAATCCAAATGTGATGGAGTCCGCCGTCAGTCAATCAAGCATCTTTTTGCCACAGAAAAAGATCCTATTCGAATCATTCAGTATAAAGAAATTTATGAAACGCTGGAAGAAATTGCAGACAGCTGCCAGAATGTCGCCAATACGCTTGAAACCATCATTATGAAAAATGCTTAA
- a CDS encoding FusB/FusC family EF-G-binding protein — MEPFIRNDQYNFIKYQTQVLINGHATVNDTGVLNTLKSLSSEKVLGLFEELSEEQKQLLSPIIDIKERDQADAFLAQIKEYVIPFASLTEQSIKKLFPKAKKLKIPALEDIDFREISYLGWDDKGTNRKYMISLLDGRLTGIYGTFKPLSKKGICAICSKFEETGMFLTETKGTQLGTYTKKGNYICQDSQKCNENLNSLQKLHDFIGRLKG; from the coding sequence TTGGAACCTTTCATCCGAAATGATCAATATAATTTTATTAAATATCAGACGCAAGTGCTTATTAATGGCCATGCAACTGTCAATGATACAGGAGTGCTGAATACACTGAAATCTCTTTCTAGCGAAAAAGTTTTAGGTCTTTTTGAAGAACTCAGCGAGGAACAAAAGCAGCTTCTTTCACCAATCATTGATATAAAAGAAAGAGACCAGGCTGATGCCTTCTTGGCACAAATAAAGGAATATGTAATACCGTTTGCATCTTTGACGGAACAATCCATCAAAAAGCTGTTCCCTAAAGCAAAAAAATTAAAGATACCAGCACTTGAAGATATCGATTTCAGGGAAATCAGCTACTTGGGATGGGACGACAAAGGTACAAACAGGAAGTATATGATCAGCCTGCTGGATGGCAGACTGACTGGCATATATGGAACATTTAAACCGCTGAGCAAAAAAGGAATCTGTGCCATCTGCAGCAAATTTGAAGAAACAGGCATGTTCTTAACTGAAACCAAGGGTACTCAGTTGGGCACTTATACAAAAAAAGGAAATTACATTTGCCAGGACAGCCAGAAATGCAATGAAAATTTGAATTCACTGCAAAAACTGCATGATTTTATTGGAAGGCTGAAAGGATAG
- a CDS encoding CD3324 family protein — MSYVKANAVLPENLIAEIQKYVQGEAIYIPKPEKDYEKWGSRSGARKALDERNCSIKRAFQNGKTISQLAEEYFLSVETIKKIVYKK, encoded by the coding sequence ATGAGTTATGTAAAAGCGAATGCCGTTTTACCGGAGAATTTGATAGCAGAAATTCAAAAATACGTTCAGGGTGAGGCTATTTATATCCCCAAGCCTGAAAAGGACTACGAAAAATGGGGATCACGCTCTGGAGCGAGAAAAGCTCTGGATGAAAGGAACTGTTCTATTAAACGTGCCTTCCAAAACGGCAAAACAATTAGCCAATTGGCGGAAGAATATTTTCTTTCAGTCGAAACAATCAAAAAAATAGTTTATAAAAAGTGA
- a CDS encoding HAD-IA family hydrolase — protein MIKAVIFDFDGTIVDTESLWYEVFKQTLSEDYGFELGLEDFAKGIGTTDDILFNYIDSILGIQINRESVQEKTEKAFQSQRDILILREGIQDLIEKCIEKGLKLGVASSSGSDWVKHYLNHFGIEGHFQTIKTKEDVEKVKPDPALYIKALEEMGVEPEESLAIEDSVNGSIAAVQAGMHCAAVPNDVTHFLSFHEKVLRYKAFSEIPIDELIMG, from the coding sequence ATGATAAAGGCTGTAATTTTTGATTTTGATGGAACCATTGTAGACACAGAGTCTTTATGGTATGAGGTCTTTAAACAAACTCTGTCAGAAGATTATGGATTTGAGCTTGGGCTGGAGGATTTTGCGAAGGGCATTGGCACCACAGATGACATTCTATTTAATTATATTGACAGTATATTAGGTATTCAAATTAATCGTGAATCTGTTCAGGAGAAAACAGAAAAAGCATTCCAGAGTCAGAGGGATATTTTAATTCTGAGGGAAGGGATTCAGGATCTAATAGAAAAATGCATTGAAAAAGGCCTTAAGCTTGGAGTCGCATCCAGTTCCGGCAGTGATTGGGTTAAGCATTATTTAAACCACTTTGGAATTGAGGGACATTTTCAAACTATCAAAACAAAAGAAGATGTTGAAAAAGTAAAGCCTGACCCGGCTCTTTACATAAAAGCACTTGAAGAAATGGGTGTCGAGCCGGAAGAAAGTCTGGCCATTGAAGATTCGGTAAATGGATCAATCGCAGCTGTTCAGGCAGGAATGCACTGTGCGGCTGTTCCTAATGATGTGACGCACTTTCTTTCCTTCCATGAAAAGGTTTTGCGGTATAAGGCTTTTTCTGAAATACCTATTGATGAACTGATAATGGGGTAA